A region of Sulfurovum sp. DNA encodes the following proteins:
- the nuoH gene encoding NADH-quinone oxidoreductase subunit NuoH: MKATTYTNVETFVTHLPEVTVVGVWIKAVIILAVISAIAGFGTYLERKVLAFMQRRLGPMHVGPYGLLQLIADGIKLFTKEDIVPQNANKFIFMVAPIITAATAFIALAAVPVFPDFTIPEQIPVLGGTFVPSIASDLNIGILFVLGMMAAGLYGPLLAGMSQANKWGIIGAARTAIQFLSYEVVTGLSILAPIMLVGSLSFVDFNNAQAGGISHWLIWQQPVAFVLFLIAGFAETNRTPFDLLENEAEIISGYATEYSGMRWGMFFIGEYANMITISIIAAIVFLGGYSEGGIGWLTIILKIGFFFFLMLWVRASWPHIRPDQLMWLCWKVLMPIAVINVVITGIVMVV; the protein is encoded by the coding sequence ATGAAAGCAACAACATATACAAATGTAGAGACATTTGTTACACACTTACCTGAAGTAACAGTGGTGGGCGTATGGATTAAGGCTGTCATTATTTTGGCTGTCATCTCTGCAATTGCAGGATTTGGTACTTACCTTGAAAGAAAGGTATTGGCATTTATGCAACGAAGACTTGGACCAATGCATGTTGGACCCTATGGATTGCTTCAGCTCATTGCTGATGGTATTAAGTTATTTACCAAAGAGGATATTGTGCCGCAGAATGCCAATAAGTTTATCTTTATGGTTGCACCAATTATTACTGCAGCAACAGCATTTATTGCATTAGCAGCAGTACCAGTATTTCCTGACTTCACAATCCCTGAACAGATTCCTGTTTTAGGTGGGACATTTGTTCCTTCTATTGCATCAGATTTAAATATTGGTATCTTATTTGTACTTGGTATGATGGCAGCAGGACTTTATGGCCCACTGCTTGCTGGTATGTCGCAGGCAAACAAATGGGGTATCATTGGTGCAGCACGTACAGCAATACAGTTTCTCTCCTATGAGGTAGTAACAGGGCTTTCTATTCTTGCACCAATTATGTTAGTGGGCTCACTCTCTTTTGTTGACTTTAATAATGCACAAGCAGGTGGGATTAGCCACTGGCTTATTTGGCAACAACCGGTTGCATTTGTACTTTTTCTTATTGCAGGATTTGCAGAAACAAATAGGACACCATTTGATTTGCTTGAAAATGAGGCAGAGATTATTTCTGGTTATGCGACAGAGTATTCTGGTATGCGATGGGGGATGTTTTTTATTGGTGAATATGCAAACATGATCACCATCTCTATTATTGCTGCAATAGTATTTCTTGGTGGATACAGTGAAGGTGGTATTGGGTGGCTAACAATCATTCTAAAAATTGGTTTCTTCTTCTTCCTTATGTTGTGGGTAAGGGCATCGTGGCCTCATATTAGACCTGATCAACTGATGTGGCTTTGCTGGAAGGTATTAATGCCAATAGCGGTAATCAATGTAGTTATCACTGGTATAGTGATGGTGGTATAA
- the nuoI gene encoding NADH-quinone oxidoreductase subunit NuoI, with amino-acid sequence MGLEQFKNRNIGQQEYVLLDLGETPVTGMAQFQQVIKRTFKGELFVGLWITMREMINALFKGQMHTVKYPFEKLPISPRYRAIHDMLRLLESGHYRCIGCGLCEKICISNCITMDTRYDENQRKEVSEYTINFGRCIFCGYCAEVCPELAIVHGPRYETASEQRASFSLFEDMLTPIDKLNLQQEYDGFGAITPDADENIKKTPLAY; translated from the coding sequence ATGGGATTAGAACAATTTAAAAATAGAAATATTGGACAACAGGAGTATGTACTTCTTGATCTTGGAGAGACACCGGTAACAGGAATGGCACAGTTTCAGCAGGTTATTAAAAGAACCTTCAAGGGAGAACTCTTTGTGGGGCTTTGGATAACGATGAGAGAGATGATTAACGCACTTTTTAAAGGGCAGATGCATACCGTAAAGTATCCATTTGAGAAGCTACCAATATCACCAAGATACAGAGCAATACATGATATGCTAAGATTACTTGAAAGTGGTCACTATCGGTGTATTGGTTGTGGTTTATGTGAAAAGATTTGTATCTCTAACTGTATTACGATGGATACACGATATGACGAAAACCAGCGCAAAGAAGTGAGTGAATACACTATTAATTTTGGGCGTTGTATCTTTTGTGGATACTGTGCAGAAGTATGTCCAGAGTTAGCGATTGTGCATGGACCCCGTTATGAGACAGCATCAGAGCAGAGAGCAAGTTTCTCTCTCTTTGAAGATATGCTTACACCAATTGATAAGCTCAATTTACAACAGGAGTATGATGGTTTTGGTGCCATCACACCTGATGCAGATGAGAATATTAAGAAAACGCCATTAGCGTATTAA
- a CDS encoding NADH-quinone oxidoreductase subunit J — protein sequence MHETIAFYLFSVLTIGLFLVTVMSKNVLYAMTSLAAGMVLISGFFFILGADFLGVVQLIVYVGAVMALYSFAMMFFDATKDINEKNTSGSLVFLLGGLSALVLVLMFIGPIHSEAIHALYPIHESVGNAQDVGIVLFTKYLVPFEVAAVMLLVAMIAGIILAGKKMDQSLTKDISVDDEILTQKDTK from the coding sequence ATGCATGAAACAATAGCTTTTTATCTATTTTCGGTTTTAACAATAGGACTCTTCCTCGTCACTGTAATGAGCAAGAATGTACTATATGCAATGACATCATTGGCAGCAGGTATGGTACTTATTTCTGGATTCTTCTTTATTTTGGGGGCAGATTTTCTTGGTGTTGTACAGCTGATTGTTTATGTTGGTGCAGTGATGGCACTCTACTCGTTTGCTATGATGTTTTTTGATGCAACCAAAGATATTAATGAGAAAAATACATCCGGATCACTCGTCTTTCTTCTTGGGGGACTTAGTGCACTAGTGTTGGTACTAATGTTTATAGGACCAATTCATTCTGAAGCTATCCATGCACTCTATCCAATACATGAGAGTGTGGGTAATGCACAGGATGTGGGTATTGTACTTTTTACAAAGTACCTTGTGCCATTTGAAGTAGCTGCAGTGATGTTGCTTGTGGCAATGATTGCTGGCATTATTCTCGCAGGTAAGAAAATGGATCAGAGTTTAACAAAAGACATAAGTGTAGATGATGAAATCTTGACACAAAAGGATACAAAATGA
- the nuoK gene encoding NADH-quinone oxidoreductase subunit NuoK, whose translation MIGLSHYLVVSAILFSVGLMGVLRRRNLLMLFFATEVMLNAVNIAFAAISYYYNDLTGQMFAFFIIAIAASEVAVGLGILIVLYKKHGSLDLDDLATMRG comes from the coding sequence ATGATAGGTCTATCACACTACCTTGTCGTATCGGCAATTCTTTTCTCAGTTGGGTTAATGGGTGTGCTTAGGAGAAGAAACTTACTAATGCTCTTTTTTGCAACTGAGGTTATGCTTAATGCGGTTAATATTGCATTTGCGGCAATTTCATACTACTACAATGATTTAACAGGTCAAATGTTTGCATTCTTTATTATTGCTATTGCAGCGAGTGAAGTGGCAGTAGGTCTTGGTATTCTGATTGTACTTTATAAGAAGCACGGTAGTCTTGATCTTGATGATCTTGCAACAATGAGGGGATAA
- the nuoL gene encoding NADH-quinone oxidoreductase subunit L, whose product MENLIYIALFAPFVGSLFAALFGMSERRIFVGIIGSALIGISFLASAMLALYVFQTGKGVHVTMMDWISAGDLHIPFGFMIDQVSVTMMTVVTLVSTIVHIYSIGYMDHDKSFNRFFSYLSAFVFSMMVLVMSDNFAGLFIGWEGVGVCSWLLVGFWYHKPDQTREENPSISPSWAANEAFIMNRIADLGMLIGLFIIYWNVGSLQYNVVFSTVPELSGTVLNAVAIALFIGAMGKSAQFPLHTWLTDAMEGPTPVSALIHAATMVTAGVFLVIRANPIFGMTPEVSYFIAALGTFVAFFAASMALVNRDLKRIIAFSTLSQLGYMFAAAGLGAYWIALFHLAAHAFFKALLFLGAGNVMHAMHDELDIFKMGGLKRVMKWSYIYMGVASLALAGIPFFAGFFSKDAIIETAWNEGTIVLWAILVITAGMTAFYSFRQVFLTFKGNERYPEEINYFKDGKHHPHEMYGYVLIAMSPLAILAVVAGFGMNKFEHFVTKLLPEYHMSEHTHHIAWILGFIVLIFAVGGIVLAYKKYYKELKRDDILEQSWYYKLLANQYYIPNIYEEFITKPYAMISDMMWNKIDLKIVDTTVDGIAKFLYKTGDSSRKMQTGNLSNYLNWMAVGAVLLLVAATISVVVLG is encoded by the coding sequence ATGGAAAATTTAATATATATAGCACTATTTGCTCCATTTGTAGGATCACTCTTTGCAGCACTATTTGGAATGAGTGAGAGAAGGATATTTGTTGGAATCATTGGTTCAGCTTTGATTGGTATCTCATTTTTGGCATCTGCTATGCTGGCACTATATGTTTTTCAGACAGGTAAAGGTGTGCATGTAACAATGATGGACTGGATTAGTGCAGGTGATCTTCATATTCCATTTGGTTTTATGATTGATCAGGTCTCTGTCACTATGATGACAGTTGTTACACTGGTCTCAACCATTGTTCATATATACTCTATTGGATATATGGATCATGATAAGAGTTTTAACCGCTTCTTCTCATACCTATCTGCATTTGTTTTCTCTATGATGGTTCTTGTTATGAGTGATAACTTTGCAGGACTCTTTATTGGCTGGGAAGGTGTTGGTGTCTGTTCTTGGTTGCTGGTTGGTTTTTGGTACCATAAGCCTGACCAGACAAGAGAAGAGAATCCATCCATCTCTCCTTCTTGGGCAGCGAATGAAGCATTCATCATGAATCGTATTGCTGACCTTGGAATGTTAATTGGTCTTTTTATTATTTATTGGAATGTTGGAAGCTTGCAATATAATGTAGTTTTTTCAACAGTACCTGAACTAAGTGGTACAGTACTTAATGCAGTAGCAATCGCACTTTTCATTGGAGCAATGGGGAAATCAGCACAGTTTCCATTGCATACATGGCTGACAGATGCAATGGAAGGTCCTACACCTGTTTCGGCACTGATTCATGCAGCAACAATGGTAACTGCGGGAGTCTTTTTGGTTATTCGTGCCAACCCTATCTTTGGTATGACACCAGAAGTGAGCTATTTTATCGCAGCACTGGGAACTTTTGTTGCATTTTTTGCAGCATCCATGGCACTGGTTAATAGGGACTTAAAACGCATTATTGCCTTTTCGACCCTTTCACAACTTGGCTATATGTTTGCAGCAGCAGGTCTTGGTGCCTACTGGATTGCACTTTTTCATCTTGCAGCACATGCTTTCTTTAAAGCCCTTCTCTTTCTTGGTGCAGGTAATGTTATGCATGCGATGCACGATGAACTTGATATCTTCAAGATGGGTGGATTAAAACGTGTGATGAAGTGGTCCTATATTTATATGGGTGTAGCATCATTGGCCTTGGCAGGTATTCCATTTTTTGCAGGCTTCTTTTCTAAAGATGCAATTATCGAAACTGCATGGAATGAAGGAACAATTGTACTTTGGGCAATCCTTGTAATTACTGCAGGAATGACAGCATTCTATAGTTTTAGACAGGTATTCTTGACCTTTAAAGGAAATGAACGATATCCTGAAGAAATTAATTACTTTAAAGATGGGAAGCATCATCCACATGAGATGTATGGTTATGTGTTGATTGCTATGTCTCCACTTGCAATTCTTGCAGTGGTGGCCGGTTTTGGAATGAATAAATTTGAACATTTTGTAACAAAATTACTTCCAGAATATCATATGAGTGAGCATACACATCATATTGCATGGATTCTTGGATTTATTGTATTGATATTTGCTGTAGGTGGTATTGTATTGGCATATAAAAAGTACTATAAGGAGCTTAAGAGAGATGATATACTTGAGCAAAGTTGGTACTATAAATTACTTGCTAATCAGTACTATATTCCAAATATCTATGAAGAGTTTATTACCAAGCCTTACGCAATGATCTCTGATATGATGTGGAATAAGATTGATCTTAAAATTGTTGATACAACAGTTGATGGGATTGCAAAGTTCCTTTACAAGACAGGCGATAGTTCAAGAAAAATGCAAACAGGTAATCTCTCTAACTATCTAAATTGGATGGCTGTGGGTGCCGTATTACTGCTAGTTGCTGCAACAATCTCTGTTGTAGTGCTAGGTTAA
- a CDS encoding NADH-quinone oxidoreductase subunit M, translating to MDSILSVLIFFPAIAGLLGFVVDKNSARVYGITVAIIEFLLSLWLWFSFDANDAGMQFVEMIPLIPNLGVNYYLGVDGISLFIVLMTTLMTMIGMISMTIEKNMKNMVITLLFLEMTMIGVFMALDAIIFYLFWELSLVPMFYIVGAWGGPLRIYAAIKFFLYTFMGSLIMLVGMLFVAYVYHSLTGIWSFAITDWYALVLPIDYQLWLFVAFFLGFAIKVPMFPFHTWLPYAHGQAPTIGSVILAAVLLKMGTYGFVRFSLPILPDASVMMITPIAVLSIIMIIYTAMVAYAQKDMKQVVAYSSVSHMGIIMIGIFAMNAEGIGGSIFQMLSHGIVSGALFMLVGVIYDRRHTKLMSEFGGLAAVMPKYAVIFGIMLMASVGLPLTIGFVGEFLVLLGFYQISPIMTIFAGTSIIIGSVYMLAVFKKSFFGPVTKKENQKLIDLTPKEIWSLVPLVAIVIWLGVYPKPVLDPINKSVNAMLVFMNEKAITSEAKDIIRVPKLVINAGGVK from the coding sequence ATGGATAGTATTTTAAGTGTATTAATATTTTTCCCAGCAATTGCAGGATTGCTTGGATTTGTTGTAGATAAAAATAGTGCAAGAGTCTATGGTATCACTGTTGCTATAATTGAGTTTCTACTCTCTTTATGGCTTTGGTTTAGTTTTGATGCTAATGATGCAGGTATGCAGTTCGTTGAAATGATTCCATTGATCCCTAACCTTGGAGTAAATTATTATCTTGGAGTAGATGGTATTTCTCTCTTTATTGTTCTTATGACAACACTCATGACCATGATTGGTATGATTAGTATGACCATAGAGAAAAATATGAAAAATATGGTTATCACACTTCTCTTTCTTGAGATGACCATGATTGGTGTTTTCATGGCGCTTGATGCAATTATTTTTTATCTTTTTTGGGAGTTATCGCTGGTACCAATGTTCTACATTGTTGGTGCATGGGGAGGCCCACTACGTATTTATGCTGCAATCAAATTTTTCCTCTATACCTTTATGGGATCTTTAATTATGCTAGTTGGTATGCTTTTTGTTGCATATGTCTACCATAGCTTGACTGGTATATGGAGCTTTGCAATTACTGATTGGTATGCATTGGTATTACCTATAGATTATCAGCTATGGCTCTTTGTGGCATTTTTTCTTGGGTTTGCTATTAAGGTACCAATGTTTCCGTTTCATACATGGCTTCCCTATGCACATGGTCAGGCACCAACTATCGGCTCAGTCATTCTTGCTGCAGTTTTATTGAAGATGGGTACTTATGGATTTGTAAGATTTTCTCTACCAATACTTCCTGACGCATCCGTGATGATGATTACACCAATTGCAGTACTCTCAATTATTATGATCATTTATACTGCAATGGTTGCCTATGCACAAAAAGATATGAAGCAGGTTGTTGCCTATTCATCTGTTTCGCATATGGGTATTATTATGATTGGTATTTTTGCTATGAATGCTGAGGGTATTGGTGGTTCTATTTTCCAGATGCTTTCGCATGGTATTGTTTCAGGGGCACTTTTTATGCTTGTTGGTGTTATCTATGACCGAAGACATACAAAATTGATGAGTGAGTTTGGTGGACTTGCGGCAGTCATGCCTAAATATGCTGTCATTTTTGGGATTATGCTGATGGCATCAGTTGGTTTGCCATTGACAATTGGATTTGTTGGAGAGTTTTTGGTACTACTTGGTTTCTATCAAATTTCTCCAATTATGACAATATTTGCTGGCACATCAATTATTATTGGTTCGGTCTATATGCTAGCAGTCTTTAAAAAGAGTTTTTTTGGTCCTGTAACTAAAAAGGAGAATCAAAAATTAATAGACCTTACACCAAAAGAAATATGGTCGCTTGTACCACTTGTGGCAATAGTAATTTGGCTGGGGGTTTACCCTAAGCCAGTCCTTGACCCAATCAATAAGTCAGTTAATGCAATGTTAGTTTTCATGAATGAAAAAGCAATCACAAGTGAGGCAAAGGATATTATTAGAGTGCCAAAGTTAGTGATTAATGCAGGGGGGGTAAAATAA
- the nuoN gene encoding NADH-quinone oxidoreductase subunit NuoN — MLEPIKVSLESLNLVALAPMLLAIAGGLAILILDLINEKLHKSLYVMLTILILMVDFGVTIGLNINERGFFDVMLIDGISIISQLLIIVASILFTPLALTSKRFHEYSYPEFFALFLFMVAGLQFMVASDNLILIFVGLETASLSLYTLIALHNRSNSYEAAVKYFTMGALAVGFFAMGSAVIYALTGSVELYQVVKVLSVRLNEPDTMMLIFGSSVLLMAALAFKLSLFPFHTWAPDVYEGASAPLAGYMSIVPKIASFVVAIRIFGMYLDLGVEWVRTMILVLAVVTMTITNVMALVQEDVKRMLAYSSISHAGFIMAALALNTTEATTSIFFYYALFMFTNLGAFAMLWISRHKARRFNTRYDHPYEKFSGLIQIMPMGAVIMALFMLSLAGVPPFSVFWGKIYVMQATVNAGYIWLAVVMGLNSAIAAYYYLKLVVYMFLKDSVKDVDTVYYNLSRPLMVVIGFAAIATIAAIFYVQPLVSYLYYMISASGY, encoded by the coding sequence ATGTTAGAACCAATTAAAGTAAGCTTGGAGAGTTTAAACCTTGTTGCCCTAGCACCAATGCTGCTTGCTATTGCAGGTGGCTTAGCGATTTTGATACTTGATTTGATTAATGAAAAGTTACACAAGTCACTTTATGTTATGTTGACAATCTTAATCCTTATGGTTGATTTTGGTGTAACTATTGGTCTTAATATCAATGAACGTGGTTTTTTTGATGTAATGCTCATAGATGGTATTTCTATCATATCACAATTACTAATTATTGTGGCATCTATTCTGTTTACACCACTTGCATTAACATCTAAGCGTTTTCATGAGTACTCTTACCCAGAGTTTTTTGCACTTTTCCTTTTTATGGTAGCAGGTCTTCAGTTTATGGTGGCAAGTGATAATTTAATTTTAATTTTTGTAGGTCTCGAAACAGCATCACTTTCACTCTATACGTTGATTGCACTACACAATAGGAGCAACTCCTATGAGGCAGCAGTTAAGTACTTCACAATGGGTGCATTGGCAGTAGGTTTTTTTGCAATGGGTTCGGCAGTTATATATGCATTGACTGGTTCGGTAGAGCTTTATCAAGTTGTAAAGGTACTTTCAGTACGGCTCAATGAACCAGACACCATGATGTTGATTTTTGGTTCTTCTGTATTGCTAATGGCAGCACTAGCATTTAAGTTATCGCTCTTTCCATTTCATACTTGGGCACCAGATGTCTATGAAGGTGCTTCTGCGCCGTTAGCTGGATATATGTCCATTGTACCAAAGATTGCATCATTTGTAGTAGCAATCAGAATATTTGGAATGTATCTTGATCTTGGTGTGGAATGGGTTCGTACTATGATTTTGGTACTTGCTGTAGTTACTATGACAATTACAAATGTTATGGCACTTGTGCAAGAAGATGTCAAACGTATGCTTGCTTATTCATCAATTTCTCATGCTGGATTTATCATGGCAGCATTAGCACTTAATACAACCGAAGCAACAACTAGTATCTTCTTTTACTATGCACTCTTTATGTTTACTAATCTTGGTGCATTTGCAATGCTGTGGATTTCTCGTCATAAAGCTAGAAGATTTAATACACGTTACGATCATCCATATGAGAAGTTTTCTGGTCTAATTCAAATTATGCCTATGGGTGCAGTGATTATGGCACTGTTTATGCTCTCATTGGCAGGAGTACCACCATTCTCTGTCTTTTGGGGTAAGATTTATGTTATGCAGGCAACGGTCAATGCTGGATATATTTGGCTTGCAGTTGTTATGGGACTCAACTCAGCAATAGCAGCATATTACTACCTTAAGTTGGTAGTCTATATGTTCCTCAAAGATTCAGTAAAAGATGTTGATACGGTTTACTATAACCTTTCACGCCCACTTATGGTAGTTATTGGATTTGCAGCAATAGCAACAATTGCAGCTATCTTCTACGTACAACCATTGGTATCGTACCTCTACTATATGATTTCTGCTTCAGGATATTAA